Within Bacillota bacterium, the genomic segment GCCTGAAGCCATAACCGGGAACATTTTGGAAGAACGTGCTCCTCTGAACAATGGTAAATTCTTGGCACTGGCCAAACCCGCAAAAGCAATAGAATATAGTCTGGCAATAAACTCCGGGGGCCGTGGGTCTAAAAATTTGATATTATTTAGTCCTTTGCTAACAGCCATTTTGGCCAGCTTTTCCTTTTCCGAACCTCCGCCTATAAAAACAAGAAGTATATCCGGATTGTCAGTTTGTAATAACTCCATTGCTTGAATAGCCACCTCTAAACCATGGGCAAACCCCATTGTTCCGGCATACAAAATAATTTTCTTGCCCTCAAGTCCCAAATCGCGGCTAAGCTCGTTATCAGGTGGTCTAGGCTTAAATAATTCTTGATCCACTCCGTTAGGTAAAAAAAGTACCTTTTCAGGCGGTACCCCTTTATCCTCAATTAAAACCCGGTGTATACCCTCAGTTACCGCAGTAATGTAATCAGACTTTTTATATGTCCAGCGCTCTAAAGCCTTAAGCATACGTAATATGATTCCGTCATCCATAAGACCCATTTCACTCACAGAATCAGGCCATAAATCCGAAATGTTAAAAATTAAGGGTATACCCCAAAGCCGGGAAGCTATAACTCCTGGTAAGCTCAAAAAGAGCGGAGGGGACTCAACAAACATGTAGTCTGGTTTCAGGGCACGAGTTAAAGCAAAAAGAGAAGTCGTGGTAAATGAGGTATAATTTAGCATCCTTTTTACACCTGCACCTACAGATGGCAAAACCCAGGTTCTGTATACCGGCATCTTTTCCCATAACTCATAATAGTAAAACTTTTTTGTATAGCCGGGAAAGACCCGTCCGGTGGGGTGGTTAGGCATTGCTGTAACTATCTCCACTTCGTGGCCCATCATAGCTAATTCCCGTGCCATGGATGCAAGCCGTACTTGTGCAGCACCGATTTCAGGTGGGAAGTATTGAGTTAGGATCAAAAAACGCACGTTTAGTTTCACCCCTCAGCAGAACCAATTTACAGTTCTGGTAACATATAAACCGTAATTTTTGCTCCAGTTTGAACAGGATACCTTTATAATATTCCTGGCATCAAAAAACTGTGTCACCAACTAAAAAAGCAAAAAAATAACATTTACCTAGGTAAATGTCTAAAAATCTAAACCAGTATGGTTATAAAGTAAGCATAAAAGAGATACTCTTTTCGTTTATTTCTATTTGCTGCCATCCCATCTTTTCATAAAACGCTATTGCCCGTTGATTATCAGGTGATGTGGATAAGCCTATATATTTTGCTCCGTTACGTCCAGACTGTTCACAGAACTCCTTTACTAGTTTTTCTGCAACTTTTTTGCCGCGATATGCAGAGATAACACCAATGGACAATAGACGAACGGTATTAAACGAACCTTTAGAATTGTAATCAGATTCCTTTTTTGCAACACAACCCCTAAAATAATAGAAGGCAGTACGCACTCTACTTAGAATATTTCGTAAAACACTGAAATCAGTTAAACACTTATACATAACAATCGATGCTATGGAAATTAGATTTCTTCGAT encodes:
- a CDS encoding glycosyltransferase family 4 protein → MRFLILTQYFPPEIGAAQVRLASMARELAMMGHEVEIVTAMPNHPTGRVFPGYTKKFYYYELWEKMPVYRTWVLPSVGAGVKRMLNYTSFTTTSLFALTRALKPDYMFVESPPLFLSLPGVIASRLWGIPLIFNISDLWPDSVSEMGLMDDGIILRMLKALERWTYKKSDYITAVTEGIHRVLIEDKGVPPEKVLFLPNGVDQELFKPRPPDNELSRDLGLEGKKIILYAGTMGFAHGLEVAIQAMELLQTDNPDILLVFIGGGSEKEKLAKMAVSKGLNNIKFLDPRPPEFIARLYSIAFAGLASAKNLPLFRGARSSKMFPVMASGRPVVYRGDGEGPLLVEEAEAGLVIKPEDPLLLAEAIQVLANNPDLAAKLGRNGRNYVETYFSWPVLVRDWLSQLLKEQPENG
- a CDS encoding GNAT family N-acetyltransferase yields the protein MSNLVQVEVRKMFVNDLEEVVSVHGEAFPGYFLTSMGHRFLKLFYREFIDQTGCHSLVAEHNQKIIGFVVGTNDKSKLLNRFYRRNLISIASIVMYKCLTDFSVLRNILSRVRTAFYYFRGCVAKKESDYNSKGSFNTVRLLSIGVISAYRGKKVAEKLVKEFCEQSGRNGAKYIGLSTSPDNQRAIAFYEKMGWQQIEINEKSISFMLTL